In Halococcus saccharolyticus DSM 5350, the following are encoded in one genomic region:
- a CDS encoding NAD(P)-dependent glycerol-1-phosphate dehydrogenase, translating into MFDKSTWIRLPRNVVVGHGVLSQTTDAVDELHLAGRPLVVTSPTAREVAGERVVEGFAATGTEPVTVVVEEASFAAVERVIGTAEAEEAGFLVGVGGGKPIDIAKMASDSLSMGFVSVPTAASHDGIVSGRGSVPEGDTRHSVAAEPPLAVVADTEIIADAPWELTTAGCADIISNYTAVRDWRLANRLQNVEYSEYAGALSRMTAEMLVDNADSIKQGLEESAWVVVKALVSSGVAMSIADSSRPASGAEHLFSHQLDRIAPGAALHGHQVGVGSILTEYLHTGDEGQWRNVRDALARIGAPTTANGLGVDPDDVIKALTTAHGIRDRYTILGNGMNEAAAREVARVTGVV; encoded by the coding sequence ATGTTCGACAAATCGACGTGGATCCGTCTCCCACGGAACGTCGTGGTTGGTCACGGCGTCCTCTCCCAAACTACCGACGCCGTCGACGAACTCCACCTCGCTGGACGGCCCCTCGTCGTCACTAGCCCGACCGCCCGCGAGGTAGCCGGCGAGCGCGTCGTCGAGGGGTTCGCCGCCACGGGGACCGAACCGGTGACGGTCGTGGTCGAAGAGGCGAGCTTCGCGGCGGTCGAGCGGGTGATCGGGACCGCCGAAGCGGAGGAGGCCGGCTTCCTCGTCGGGGTTGGCGGCGGCAAGCCGATCGACATCGCGAAGATGGCGAGCGATTCCCTGAGCATGGGGTTCGTCTCGGTCCCGACGGCCGCGAGCCACGACGGGATCGTCTCCGGGCGCGGCTCGGTCCCGGAGGGCGACACCCGTCACTCGGTCGCCGCCGAGCCGCCGCTTGCCGTCGTCGCCGATACGGAAATCATCGCCGACGCGCCGTGGGAGCTGACCACAGCAGGGTGTGCCGACATCATCTCGAACTACACCGCGGTCCGGGACTGGCGGCTCGCCAACCGACTCCAGAACGTCGAATATTCGGAGTACGCGGGCGCACTCTCCCGAATGACCGCCGAGATGCTCGTCGACAACGCCGATTCGATCAAGCAGGGGCTCGAAGAGTCGGCGTGGGTCGTCGTGAAGGCGCTGGTCTCCTCGGGGGTTGCGATGAGTATCGCGGACTCCTCGCGGCCGGCGAGCGGCGCGGAACATCTCTTCAGCCACCAACTCGATCGGATCGCCCCCGGCGCGGCGCTCCACGGCCACCAGGTCGGCGTGGGATCGATCCTGACCGAGTACCTCCACACCGGCGACGAGGGTCAGTGGCGAAACGTCCGCGACGCGCTTGCCAGGATCGGTGCGCCAACGACTGCCAACGGACTCGGCGTCGATCCGGACGACGTGATCAAGGCACTCACGACCGCCCACGGGATCCGGGACCGCTACACCATTCTCGGCAACGGGATGAACGAGGCGGCCGCACGCGAGGTCGCGAGGGTGACCGGCGTCGTCTGA
- a CDS encoding helix-turn-helix domain-containing protein produces the protein MRHVRFTATLPPDVRPPLFDLIAGVEAAWIAETRLVNWNIASEYPAVLFVVTADRERFEAALEAVPEVKTADTTALTADQFALHLRLEPPSVLAQMFDAVVRNGLILVRPIVYRDGTVHGNVVGQPAEVQALFDALPSEIAPTIEGVSEFDVRREAPAAALSDRQLEAVRVAVELGYYESPHQATHADIAAEIGCSPSTVTEHLQKAERKLVTGALASYTD, from the coding sequence ATGCGTCACGTCCGCTTCACGGCCACCCTCCCGCCTGACGTGCGGCCGCCGCTGTTCGACCTGATCGCGGGGGTAGAGGCAGCGTGGATAGCGGAGACGCGATTGGTCAACTGGAACATCGCCAGCGAGTATCCGGCCGTGCTGTTCGTCGTGACAGCGGACCGCGAGCGCTTCGAGGCAGCACTCGAAGCGGTGCCCGAGGTGAAAACCGCCGACACGACCGCGCTCACCGCCGATCAGTTCGCCCTTCACCTGCGGTTGGAGCCACCATCGGTTCTCGCACAGATGTTCGATGCGGTCGTCAGGAACGGGCTGATTCTCGTCCGCCCCATCGTCTACCGTGACGGCACTGTCCACGGAAACGTGGTCGGCCAGCCCGCAGAGGTCCAGGCGCTCTTCGATGCGTTGCCCTCGGAGATCGCTCCGACGATCGAGGGGGTGAGTGAGTTCGATGTACGCCGGGAGGCCCCGGCGGCAGCCCTCAGCGACCGCCAGTTGGAAGCCGTCCGAGTCGCCGTGGAACTGGGATACTACGAGTCGCCGCACCAGGCCACCCATGCGGACATCGCGGCCGAGATCGGGTGTTCGCCGAGTACCGTCACCGAACACCTCCAGAAAGCGGAGCGGAAACTCGTGACCGGAGCGCTGGCGTCCTACACGGATTGA
- a CDS encoding sulfatase-like hydrolase/transferase, with protein sequence MNVALVVLDTLRYDAFEEHFDWLSGVRFTNAWAPSHWTVPVHASLFAGKYPSELGVHVDNQALDCPEPVVAERLAEAGYTTRAFASNIILAKPFAFDRGFAEYTGTWTFRALSGDVFDWESFAEDDDGPETYLGAVRECIAGEYDTWPSLKRGARVALRDLGGGRFGGARFGGDPLDEQGSQQALDYVRRTEFGDHEFLFVNLMDAHMPHTPPEAYRTVDTDEPIGDVTEYNGLVATAGDGPDADVEVLKQAYDDSVRYLSDVYREIHARLREEFDVVITLSDHGELFGEHGVWQHSYGVYPELTHVPCVISGDRIEDATRAETVSLLDVHRTMLDLAGVDGDSAGNALLDVPDESTEPVTAAPTDRTCAAEYLGPNPRNRAKVERLGYDPTRFDRELFGVAVEGAYGYETTDRFRVVGETDVALDELLADHRDRIDRRDTRDRTAVSDATRRHLEDLGYA encoded by the coding sequence ATGAACGTCGCGCTCGTCGTCCTCGATACGCTCCGCTACGACGCGTTCGAGGAACACTTCGACTGGTTGTCGGGGGTTCGCTTCACGAATGCGTGGGCACCGAGCCACTGGACCGTCCCCGTCCATGCGTCGCTGTTCGCCGGGAAGTACCCGAGCGAACTCGGGGTTCACGTCGACAACCAGGCGCTCGACTGTCCCGAGCCCGTGGTCGCCGAACGCCTCGCCGAGGCCGGCTACACCACCCGCGCGTTCGCCAGCAACATCATCCTCGCCAAACCGTTCGCGTTCGACCGCGGATTTGCCGAGTACACCGGTACGTGGACGTTCCGGGCGCTCTCGGGCGACGTGTTCGACTGGGAGAGCTTCGCGGAGGACGACGACGGCCCCGAGACCTACCTCGGGGCAGTACGAGAGTGTATCGCCGGCGAGTACGACACGTGGCCGTCGCTGAAACGCGGTGCGCGAGTCGCGCTGCGTGACCTCGGTGGCGGTCGGTTCGGAGGCGCTCGCTTCGGCGGCGACCCGCTCGACGAGCAGGGGTCCCAACAGGCGCTCGACTACGTCCGCCGGACAGAGTTCGGCGACCACGAGTTCCTGTTCGTGAACCTGATGGACGCACACATGCCGCACACGCCGCCCGAGGCATACCGAACAGTCGACACCGACGAGCCGATCGGCGACGTGACCGAGTACAACGGCCTCGTGGCGACCGCCGGTGACGGCCCCGACGCCGACGTCGAGGTGCTCAAGCAGGCCTACGACGACAGCGTCCGCTATCTCTCCGATGTCTACCGCGAGATCCACGCCAGGCTCCGCGAGGAGTTCGACGTCGTGATCACGCTCTCGGATCACGGCGAACTGTTCGGCGAACACGGCGTCTGGCAGCATTCCTACGGCGTCTACCCCGAACTCACTCACGTCCCGTGCGTGATCTCCGGCGACCGCATCGAGGACGCGACGCGCGCGGAGACGGTGAGCCTCCTCGACGTCCACCGAACGATGCTCGACCTCGCCGGCGTCGACGGCGACTCGGCGGGGAACGCGCTGCTCGACGTGCCCGACGAGTCCACCGAACCCGTCACGGCCGCGCCGACCGACCGGACGTGCGCCGCGGAGTATCTGGGACCGAACCCGCGAAACCGGGCAAAGGTCGAACGCCTCGGCTACGATCCGACGCGGTTTGACAGGGAACTGTTCGGCGTCGCGGTCGAGGGGGCCTACGGCTACGAGACGACCGACCGTTTCCGGGTCGTCGGCGAGACCGACGTCGCGCTCGACGAACTGCTCGCCGACCACCGCGACCGGATCGACCGGCGCGACACCCGGGATCGAACGGCGGTCTCGGACGCGACGCGGCGTCATCTCGAGGATCTCGGCTACGCGTAG
- a CDS encoding SHOCT domain-containing protein yields the protein MGWLRDNALAVWLGVLLVSGILLTVVLGYVGLVVTTALGGGAGAVGVLSGLALPYLPIVAVLVVATVISGLGFSWSLLRRLSIPRSERLQSAAERVEREYPAIDGLGLSETVAPPEPSTEDALDDLKRRYVAGEIDEPTFERKLDRLVANESVDDVRAAREREAVLDERSSERSS from the coding sequence ATGGGCTGGCTTCGGGACAACGCGCTCGCCGTCTGGCTGGGGGTGTTGCTCGTCTCCGGAATCCTCCTGACCGTCGTGCTCGGGTACGTGGGGCTCGTGGTCACTACCGCACTCGGTGGCGGGGCGGGAGCCGTCGGTGTTCTGTCCGGACTCGCGCTCCCCTATCTCCCCATCGTGGCCGTGCTGGTGGTGGCTACCGTAATCTCGGGTCTCGGGTTCAGTTGGTCGTTGCTGCGCCGACTGTCGATCCCCCGGAGCGAGCGGCTCCAGTCGGCGGCCGAGCGGGTGGAGCGCGAGTACCCGGCGATCGACGGACTCGGCCTCTCTGAGACCGTGGCTCCGCCAGAGCCATCGACCGAGGACGCCCTCGACGATCTGAAACGCCGGTACGTCGCGGGTGAGATAGACGAGCCAACGTTCGAGCGGAAACTCGATCGGCTGGTGGCGAACGAATCGGTCGACGACGTGCGTGCCGCCCGCGAGCGCGAGGCCGTCCTCGACGAGCGCTCCAGCGAACGCTCGTCGTGA
- a CDS encoding ABC transporter ATP-binding protein: MTTASDVSITLDGFSRSFGAITALDDVDLTIDGPQIVGVAGPNGSGKTTLIRCLLGLLRPSNGSARVNDTDPADLRSTERARIGYMPQHEAVYNDLTVRENVDFFARLYGVRDREAAVERAIEFVDLGERTDAAVTELSGGMVRRTSLACALVHDPDVLLLDEPTVGVDPELRASMWTSFRERRDAGALMMVSTHYLGEATNCDRVLFLRDGRVLAFDAPESFLDATGTTDLEDAFLALLDRRTATNRDGTGTPGADDAVEVVR; encoded by the coding sequence ATGACCACAGCCAGCGACGTTTCGATCACACTCGATGGATTCAGCCGGTCGTTCGGGGCGATCACGGCGCTCGACGATGTCGATCTCACGATCGACGGCCCACAGATCGTCGGTGTCGCCGGGCCGAACGGCTCGGGGAAGACGACGCTCATCCGGTGTCTGCTCGGGCTGCTCCGCCCGTCGAACGGATCGGCACGCGTCAACGACACGGACCCGGCGGACCTCCGGAGTACGGAGCGCGCCCGGATCGGCTACATGCCCCAGCACGAGGCCGTCTACAACGACCTTACCGTTCGAGAGAACGTCGACTTCTTCGCCAGGCTCTACGGCGTGCGCGACCGCGAGGCCGCCGTCGAGCGCGCGATCGAGTTCGTCGATCTCGGGGAACGAACCGACGCAGCGGTGACGGAACTCTCCGGGGGAATGGTCCGACGAACGAGCCTCGCGTGTGCGCTCGTCCACGATCCCGACGTGCTCTTGCTCGACGAGCCGACTGTGGGTGTCGATCCGGAGCTCCGGGCGAGCATGTGGACGTCGTTTCGCGAGCGCCGCGACGCGGGGGCGCTGATGATGGTGTCGACGCACTACCTCGGCGAAGCAACCAACTGTGACCGCGTGTTGTTCCTCCGCGACGGTCGGGTGCTCGCGTTCGATGCACCGGAGTCGTTCCTCGATGCGACGGGCACGACGGACCTCGAAGACGCCTTCCTCGCGCTACTGGATCGACGGACGGCCACGAACAGGGACGGTACTGGCACACCGGGGGCTGACGACGCCGTGGAAGTGGTTCGATGA
- a CDS encoding sugar phosphate isomerase/epimerase family protein produces MLIAGKCPPEPDALAAAADRGFEVVELYLEKDHLESVAECVAHVEASDVAAVSVHTPHVSLAEKEYLHRTDQLAVALDAFVVFHSGHLNHVDTPELETLDLTAAYGYENKTGVSVRHLRHMVLKPGHGLALDVAHLFMAEADYLTAIEYLLTEYGDRIGLLHLCDSTPVQDGLAFGAGDIDIGAVCRLVDRHFDGTVVLEVMPDDQRAALETVTEHQAEFELSPTRSVAGN; encoded by the coding sequence ATGCTCATCGCTGGCAAGTGCCCCCCGGAACCGGACGCGCTCGCCGCCGCAGCCGACCGGGGGTTCGAGGTGGTGGAACTGTATCTGGAGAAGGACCACCTCGAATCGGTCGCCGAGTGCGTCGCGCACGTCGAGGCGTCGGACGTCGCGGCCGTCTCGGTTCACACGCCCCACGTCTCGCTGGCGGAGAAGGAGTACCTCCACCGAACAGATCAGCTCGCGGTGGCGCTCGACGCATTCGTCGTCTTTCACTCGGGACACCTCAACCACGTCGACACGCCGGAGTTGGAGACACTCGATCTGACCGCGGCGTACGGCTACGAGAACAAGACCGGGGTGAGTGTTCGCCACCTCCGACACATGGTGCTGAAGCCTGGCCACGGCCTCGCGCTCGATGTCGCACACCTGTTCATGGCTGAGGCGGACTACCTGACGGCGATCGAGTACCTGCTGACCGAGTACGGCGATCGGATCGGTCTCCTGCATCTCTGTGACTCGACGCCGGTCCAGGACGGCCTGGCGTTCGGCGCTGGCGACATCGACATCGGGGCGGTCTGTCGTCTAGTCGACCGACACTTCGACGGCACGGTGGTCCTCGAAGTCATGCCCGACGACCAGCGGGCCGCACTCGAAACCGTCACCGAGCACCAGGCCGAATTCGAGCTGTCGCCGACTCGATCGGTCGCCGGCAACTGA
- a CDS encoding AIR synthase family protein, whose amino-acid sequence MADYGKVDAGFFDEHIYPRLGADRADVALGPQHGVDFGVVEIADQGVVVATDPISVLPELGYERAGRFALDVVLADVAVSGLPPSFLSINFSLPPEMTDEEFATLWAAIDREATALGTSVIAGHTARYEGCSFPWVGGATALAVGDSKEIVRPDGARPGDRLVLTTGPAVEAVGLLTTLFGDRMDLPERTLEIARERLDDTDTVRDALVAAAAGPVTAMHDVTEGGLANALCEVATSAGVRLDIDREAVPMRPGVEPICEYLDIDPWTATSSGSLLIAVAPEGLDNVLAALDERETTAAVIGTVAEGDGAYVEGERIEGPIVDSSWGVYADYAAGENES is encoded by the coding sequence ATGGCCGACTACGGAAAGGTGGACGCCGGGTTCTTCGACGAGCACATCTACCCGCGTCTCGGCGCAGACCGGGCTGACGTCGCACTCGGACCGCAGCACGGGGTCGATTTCGGGGTTGTCGAGATCGCGGATCAGGGCGTCGTGGTCGCGACCGATCCGATTTCGGTCCTGCCCGAACTCGGTTACGAACGGGCTGGTCGGTTCGCGCTCGACGTGGTGCTCGCCGATGTGGCCGTCAGCGGCCTTCCGCCATCCTTTCTCTCGATCAATTTCAGCCTCCCTCCAGAGATGACCGACGAGGAGTTCGCGACGCTCTGGGCGGCGATCGATCGCGAGGCCACCGCTCTCGGAACGAGCGTCATAGCGGGACATACGGCGCGGTACGAGGGATGTTCGTTCCCGTGGGTCGGTGGCGCGACCGCGCTCGCGGTCGGAGACAGCAAGGAGATCGTGCGACCCGACGGCGCACGACCGGGCGATCGGCTCGTGCTCACGACCGGCCCCGCCGTCGAGGCTGTCGGCCTCCTGACGACGCTGTTCGGCGATCGAATGGATCTCCCCGAAAGGACGCTCGAAATCGCCAGAGAGCGGCTCGACGACACCGACACCGTCCGCGACGCGCTCGTCGCCGCGGCCGCCGGCCCGGTCACCGCGATGCACGACGTCACCGAAGGCGGGCTCGCCAACGCGCTCTGTGAGGTCGCCACGAGTGCGGGTGTCCGCCTCGATATCGACCGCGAGGCGGTGCCAATGCGCCCCGGCGTCGAGCCGATCTGTGAGTACCTCGATATCGATCCGTGGACGGCGACCAGCTCCGGCTCCCTTTTGATCGCCGTGGCTCCCGAGGGACTCGATAACGTTCTCGCGGCGCTCGACGAACGGGAGACCACGGCGGCCGTCATCGGCACTGTCGCGGAGGGAGACGGCGCGTACGTCGAGGGCGAACGGATCGAAGGGCCGATCGTCGACTCCTCGTGGGGCGTGTACGCCGACTACGCCGCTGGTGAGAACGAATCGTGA
- a CDS encoding ABC transporter permease — protein MSVAAPTRGAVPIARRLLLSLRGDRRTLGLVFVVPALLIYLFSEVFPDPTGVAPVLLGVIVFILTYILTAIGFLRERTAGTLERILVSPASRTGVVSGYVLGFGVLATVQSGVLLGSAVYFLDIEFEHGVILFFAVELLGALSALGLGILLSLFAENEFQALQFLPVVIAPQVILGGTFIPIEELPDALELLARAMPITYILDAMNYVVLGEGEAAERWSILGDGADADLVIEVAAADFWVAVVALCGFTLVSIAAAGVVMRRAG, from the coding sequence ATGAGTGTGGCGGCTCCGACACGGGGTGCAGTGCCGATCGCTCGTCGGCTATTGCTCTCGCTCCGTGGCGACCGGCGCACTCTCGGACTCGTGTTCGTGGTTCCCGCGCTGCTCATCTACCTGTTCAGCGAGGTGTTCCCGGATCCGACGGGCGTCGCTCCGGTGCTGCTTGGCGTCATCGTGTTCATTCTGACCTACATCCTGACCGCCATCGGCTTCCTCCGCGAACGGACGGCGGGCACCCTCGAACGGATCCTGGTCTCGCCCGCCTCGCGGACCGGCGTGGTTTCGGGCTACGTTCTCGGCTTCGGCGTGCTCGCGACCGTGCAGTCGGGCGTCCTGCTCGGCTCGGCGGTGTACTTCCTCGACATCGAGTTCGAACACGGCGTGATCCTGTTTTTCGCCGTCGAACTCCTCGGCGCGCTCTCCGCGCTGGGTCTCGGCATCCTGCTCTCGCTGTTCGCGGAGAACGAGTTCCAGGCACTCCAGTTCCTGCCGGTCGTCATCGCTCCACAGGTCATCCTCGGTGGGACGTTCATCCCGATCGAGGAACTCCCCGACGCCCTCGAACTTCTCGCCCGCGCAATGCCGATCACGTATATCCTGGACGCGATGAACTACGTCGTACTCGGCGAGGGCGAGGCGGCCGAGCGCTGGAGCATCCTCGGTGACGGCGCGGACGCCGATCTCGTGATCGAGGTCGCGGCTGCTGACTTCTGGGTCGCGGTCGTGGCGCTCTGTGGGTTCACGCTGGTGTCGATCGCAGCCGCCGGCGTCGTGATGCGACGAGCAGGGTGA
- a CDS encoding NAD-dependent epimerase/dehydratase family protein, with protein MPHAMIIGGTRFIGRHTVRELLDNEYDVTVFNRGNHENPFADDEAVAHVAGDRTNENAVERAAREVDPDIVIDCVAYHPSEVRHATAVFADCEAYVAISSGSAYGDEEIPKREDTTTLHDCTDEQATDDSMDSYGPRKAEIDRAVAAAADEGVNAMSVRPPVVYGPHDYTERFDYWINRVLNHDRVIVPGDGDCLWHLVFAPDVASGLRTVAEAGEPGETYNVGDRRLPVLAEWVELIADTLDTDVEIVTANERELAAAELAPGDFPLYRSYPHVLSTAKIAELGWEATPIETALERTVENHQASDRTGRENGPDREAEERVLSVLDTL; from the coding sequence ATGCCTCACGCCATGATCATCGGCGGTACGCGCTTCATCGGCCGCCACACGGTCCGGGAGCTACTCGACAACGAGTACGACGTCACCGTGTTCAACCGCGGGAACCACGAGAACCCGTTCGCCGACGACGAGGCCGTCGCGCACGTCGCGGGCGACCGGACGAACGAGAACGCAGTCGAACGCGCCGCCCGCGAGGTCGATCCGGACATCGTGATCGACTGCGTGGCCTACCATCCCAGCGAGGTGCGCCACGCGACCGCGGTGTTCGCCGACTGTGAGGCCTACGTCGCGATTTCGAGCGGGTCGGCCTACGGCGATGAGGAGATCCCGAAACGCGAGGACACGACCACGCTTCACGACTGCACCGACGAGCAGGCGACCGACGACTCGATGGACAGCTACGGCCCCCGAAAGGCCGAGATCGATCGTGCGGTCGCTGCGGCCGCCGACGAGGGCGTGAACGCGATGAGTGTCCGGCCGCCCGTGGTCTACGGGCCCCACGACTACACCGAGCGGTTCGACTACTGGATCAATCGAGTCCTCAATCACGACCGTGTGATCGTCCCCGGCGACGGTGACTGCCTCTGGCATCTCGTGTTCGCGCCCGACGTGGCGAGCGGCCTCCGAACGGTGGCCGAAGCGGGTGAACCCGGTGAGACGTACAACGTCGGCGATCGCCGGCTGCCCGTTCTTGCCGAGTGGGTCGAGCTGATCGCCGACACCCTCGACACCGACGTCGAGATCGTGACGGCGAACGAGCGCGAGCTCGCTGCGGCGGAGCTCGCACCCGGCGACTTCCCGCTCTACCGTTCGTACCCCCACGTACTCTCGACCGCAAAGATCGCGGAGCTTGGCTGGGAAGCAACACCCATCGAGACGGCGCTCGAACGGACAGTCGAAAATCACCAAGCGAGCGATCGTACCGGCCGCGAGAACGGCCCCGACCGGGAGGCCGAGGAGCGCGTGCTCTCAGTGTTGGATACGCTCTGA
- a CDS encoding SDR family NAD(P)-dependent oxidoreductase translates to MNHITAGELDGKTALVTGASSGIGAATAEALAAEGASVSLAARRTNRLDELAGRIEASGGEALAITTDVTEESDIETMIETTTDAFGGLDVLVNNAGIMLLAPVDRADADDWRRMVSINLTGLMNATRAALPALREDEAGHVVNISSDARRGPGTGFGAYAATKAGVSTFAESLREEVADDGVRVTTVEPGATDTELPDHITDAAAKDEVEAAIESMHTLEPADVAAAVRYAVTQPPRVNVDELLVRPTDAG, encoded by the coding sequence GTGAACCACATCACGGCCGGCGAACTCGACGGAAAGACGGCGCTCGTCACCGGTGCGTCGTCAGGGATCGGCGCGGCGACTGCGGAGGCGCTCGCGGCCGAAGGGGCCAGTGTGAGTCTCGCTGCGCGCCGCACCAACCGGCTCGACGAACTCGCCGGGCGGATCGAGGCGTCGGGTGGGGAGGCGCTGGCGATCACTACGGACGTCACCGAGGAGTCGGACATCGAGACGATGATCGAGACGACGACCGACGCGTTCGGCGGGCTCGACGTTCTCGTCAACAACGCCGGCATCATGCTGCTCGCGCCGGTCGATCGGGCCGACGCCGACGACTGGCGACGGATGGTGTCGATCAATCTGACGGGGCTCATGAACGCCACCCGCGCCGCGCTGCCGGCGCTTCGAGAGGACGAGGCCGGCCACGTCGTCAACATCTCCTCGGATGCGCGGCGCGGTCCGGGCACCGGATTCGGTGCGTACGCCGCCACGAAAGCCGGTGTGAGCACGTTCGCGGAATCGCTCCGCGAGGAAGTCGCCGACGATGGGGTTCGCGTGACGACCGTCGAACCGGGCGCGACCGACACCGAACTCCCCGATCACATCACCGACGCGGCGGCGAAAGACGAAGTCGAGGCGGCGATCGAGTCGATGCACACGCTCGAACCCGCCGATGTCGCAGCGGCGGTTCGGTACGCGGTCACGCAGCCGCCACGCGTCAACGTCGACGAACTCCTCGTCCGGCCGACGGACGCCGGATGA